A segment of the Pseudoalteromonas sp. DL-6 genome:
ATCCGGGCAATGCTTAATCAACATAGTATAAAATGTGCTAGTTAATAACTACGACATTTATAAAAGCCACTCACTGAGTGGCTTTTTTGTTTATAAAATCTATCGTTTCATCGTTGAGTATTGCCTTAGAGATGTATTGCATACCGCTTTTACTTTTTAGCAATAGCCCGCAATCTGTAGTAATTACTTCATTAATGTCGTGCCAAGCTAACTGATAGTTTTTGTAATGATTGGTCGATTTTATCCCATCCTCGTCAAAGGTAAGGGTAACTTCAGAGCCTGATGCTCTGCTAAGCATTTGCCTTGTTACCCACCAAGGGCGGCGATAGTAAAAGGCAATACACTCAAGTAAAGCTAACATAAGCAAAAATGTACCAAGGTAATGATCGCCTAAACCATAAATGCCAAATAGCCCCAATGCCACAAGCAGCGCTAATAAAAAGTATTTAGGTTGT
Coding sequences within it:
- a CDS encoding YcxB family protein, which produces MVFTTTYKLDKPYFYECFDQSLPYSKRAQPKYFLLALLVALGLFGIYGLGDHYLGTFLLMLALLECIAFYYRRPWWVTRQMLSRASGSEVTLTFDEDGIKSTNHYKNYQLAWHDINEVITTDCGLLLKSKSGMQYISKAILNDETIDFINKKATQ